In Arthrobacter sp. SLBN-83, one DNA window encodes the following:
- a CDS encoding exodeoxyribonuclease VII small subunit: MTEQKPDFDVTGLSYEEAREQLIAVVGRLEAGGASLEESLALWERGEALAARCEEWLEGARKRLAAARDQPL, encoded by the coding sequence ATGACCGAACAGAAGCCAGATTTCGACGTCACAGGCCTGAGCTACGAGGAGGCCCGCGAGCAACTCATCGCAGTGGTGGGCCGGCTGGAAGCCGGAGGCGCCAGCCTGGAAGAGTCGCTCGCCTTGTGGGAACGAGGCGAGGCACTGGCCGCGCGCTGCGAGGAGTGGCTGGAAGGCGCACGGAAGCGCCTGGCTGCAGCCCGGGACCAACCACTGTAG